In one Corynebacterium bovis DSM 20582 = CIP 54.80 genomic region, the following are encoded:
- a CDS encoding sensor histidine kinase, protein MILTPSRSVPVADIALAVLFAACPLLEASLIVDDGFTWWYLAAVVIQVVIVAAIAWRRIHPVASFLVTAVGFIAYGTLFTVSPVNLGVSPILLAAPLSLWAVTRWAPSTAWGTAGLVLALAGSLVNPAVLGAPNLADSPVTSTDRVLLFGVPAVLVTGVAYAWAAHLRAGEERLTARAAAQLQDQRAELSRELHDVVGHGLTAITVRAQTALHLDDRRGALEEIRDTAAESLADVRALVDALADGTVSADPATVNAVVARAGGGVRVRGLTPEEVSTAARWPLSIRLALVRCAQETTTNLVKHGDGTGSLAVRVRPDHFTVESRNPARRGERGVDPSRAHPGEPATVSPATASPTPAGPAATRPGAPVPRGLANMAARVRDVGGRFTAGEVDGLFTVAVVVPAPHAPADPAPGPTPEPRP, encoded by the coding sequence ATGATCCTCACGCCGTCCCGGTCCGTCCCGGTGGCCGACATCGCGCTGGCCGTCCTCTTCGCCGCATGCCCTCTCCTCGAGGCCTCCCTGATCGTGGACGACGGGTTCACCTGGTGGTACCTCGCCGCGGTCGTGATCCAGGTCGTCATTGTCGCCGCGATCGCCTGGCGGCGGATCCACCCGGTCGCGTCGTTCCTGGTCACGGCCGTGGGGTTCATCGCCTACGGGACGCTGTTCACCGTGTCCCCGGTGAACCTCGGTGTGAGTCCGATCCTGCTGGCCGCCCCGCTGTCCCTGTGGGCGGTCACCCGCTGGGCCCCCTCGACGGCGTGGGGTACGGCCGGGCTCGTGCTGGCGCTGGCGGGGTCACTGGTGAATCCAGCGGTCCTCGGAGCACCGAACCTGGCCGACAGCCCGGTGACGAGCACCGACCGGGTGCTGCTCTTCGGCGTCCCCGCCGTCCTCGTCACGGGTGTCGCCTACGCCTGGGCCGCTCACCTGCGCGCCGGCGAGGAACGCCTCACCGCCCGCGCGGCGGCGCAGCTGCAGGACCAGCGCGCGGAACTCTCGCGGGAACTGCACGACGTCGTCGGCCACGGGCTCACCGCGATCACGGTCCGGGCCCAGACGGCGCTCCACCTGGATGACCGGCGTGGCGCTCTCGAGGAGATCCGGGACACCGCCGCCGAATCCCTCGCGGATGTCCGCGCGCTCGTCGACGCCCTCGCCGACGGCACGGTGTCGGCGGACCCCGCGACGGTCAACGCGGTCGTCGCCCGGGCCGGCGGCGGGGTCCGGGTCCGCGGGCTCACCCCGGAGGAGGTGTCGACGGCGGCACGCTGGCCGCTGTCGATCCGCCTGGCGTTGGTGCGCTGCGCCCAGGAGACGACCACGAACCTGGTGAAACACGGCGACGGGACCGGCTCACTCGCGGTGCGGGTGCGTCCGGACCACTTCACGGTCGAGTCGCGCAACCCGGCGCGGCGGGGGGAGCGCGGCGTCGACCCCTCCCGGGCCCACCCGGGCGAGCCCGCCACCGTCTCGCCCGCCACCGCATCCCCCACCCCGGCCGGACCGGCCGCGACCCGCCCCGGAGCGCCGGTGCCGCGGGGACTGGCGAACATGGCGGCCCGCGTCCGTGACGTCGGCGGCCGGTTCACCGCCGGGGAGGTCGACGGGCTCTTCACCGTCGCGGTCGTGGTCCCGGCCCCGCACGCCCCGGCGGACCCCGCCCCCGGCCCCACCCCGGAGCCGCGCCCATGA
- the pknB gene encoding Stk1 family PASTA domain-containing Ser/Thr kinase, whose amino-acid sequence MDLSDTTVGGRYRLGATIGTGGMSDVYAATDELLGRDVAVKMMRADLARDTTFLERFRREAQNAAKLNHHAIVAVYDTGQTDPEHGSVPYIVMERVHGETLRDIVRESGPMPLDEASRVMAQVCQALQFSHEAGIIHRDIKPANIMITNTGAVKVMDFGIARALSDSSSAMTQTAAVIGTAQYLSPEQARGKSADARSDLYAAGCVFYELVTGRPPFEGESPFSVAFQHVQDDPVLPSHVPGMQLDQRRALALDSVVLTAMSKDPADRYDSAADMAADLTRLADGQMPLAAATHSDDPATTVMPGTPGYAGGAGAGAGAAGFGAAAGAAGGAGYAAGHAAGHPAGVRPGEGYDAARAPQHAPAPGGVPAEPRHVAPADGPGPARRRRRPWVAALWTVVVLALVGVVGLVGWNQFGGDDGDGRQASAPAQQVAVPDVANLARDDARARLRDAGFDVRETEQPHATVVRDHAIGTEPAARSSLPKGAAVTLVLSSGKEITEVPDLTGRTTEVARNLLSDAGLTLKSSVRERPSDSVPAGQIIEQSPAQGSQVSKGTEVGITVSTGPQQVRVPQVTGQQLDVARQNLESAGFVVEVDMVDSLETENLVLSTSSEGAQQPKGSTVTLEVSRGNQFRMPDLTGTRYSDVAAALQRAGWRASPDQLTRHDVKTPDISRVDQVTQQSVPAGQAVSRDTRVDVGVNVFSLLP is encoded by the coding sequence GTGGATCTGAGTGACACCACCGTCGGCGGCAGGTACCGCCTCGGCGCGACCATCGGCACGGGCGGGATGTCCGACGTGTACGCCGCGACGGACGAACTGTTGGGCCGTGACGTGGCGGTGAAGATGATGCGCGCCGACCTCGCCCGGGACACGACCTTCCTCGAGCGCTTCCGCCGCGAGGCGCAGAACGCGGCGAAGCTCAACCACCACGCCATCGTCGCCGTGTACGACACCGGCCAGACGGACCCGGAGCACGGCTCGGTCCCGTACATCGTCATGGAGCGCGTCCACGGCGAGACGCTGCGGGACATCGTCCGGGAGTCCGGGCCGATGCCCCTCGACGAGGCCTCCCGCGTCATGGCCCAGGTGTGCCAGGCGCTGCAGTTCAGCCACGAGGCCGGGATCATCCACCGGGACATCAAGCCCGCGAACATCATGATCACGAACACCGGCGCGGTGAAGGTCATGGACTTCGGCATCGCCCGGGCGCTCAGCGACTCGTCGTCGGCGATGACGCAGACCGCCGCGGTCATCGGCACCGCCCAGTACCTCTCGCCGGAGCAGGCGCGCGGCAAGTCCGCGGACGCCCGCTCCGACCTCTACGCCGCGGGCTGCGTGTTCTACGAGCTCGTCACCGGCCGCCCGCCGTTCGAAGGCGAGTCGCCGTTCTCCGTCGCCTTCCAGCACGTGCAGGACGACCCGGTGCTGCCGTCGCACGTGCCGGGGATGCAGCTGGACCAGCGGCGGGCCCTCGCGCTCGACTCGGTGGTCCTCACCGCGATGTCGAAGGACCCGGCGGACCGGTACGACTCCGCGGCGGACATGGCCGCGGACCTCACCCGGCTCGCCGACGGGCAGATGCCGCTCGCGGCGGCGACGCACTCGGACGACCCCGCGACGACGGTCATGCCCGGCACGCCCGGGTACGCCGGTGGGGCGGGCGCCGGGGCCGGGGCCGCCGGGTTCGGGGCCGCCGCCGGGGCCGCCGGTGGGGCCGGGTACGCGGCCGGGCACGCCGCCGGTCACCCTGCCGGGGTCCGTCCCGGGGAGGGGTACGACGCCGCCCGTGCGCCGCAGCACGCCCCCGCCCCCGGCGGCGTCCCCGCGGAACCGCGGCACGTGGCCCCCGCGGACGGGCCGGGGCCGGCGCGGCGGCGTCGGCGGCCGTGGGTCGCGGCGCTGTGGACGGTCGTCGTCCTCGCGCTCGTCGGCGTCGTCGGCCTCGTCGGGTGGAACCAGTTCGGCGGGGACGACGGCGACGGCCGGCAGGCGTCCGCCCCGGCGCAGCAGGTCGCGGTGCCCGACGTGGCGAATCTCGCGCGGGACGACGCCCGCGCGCGGCTCCGCGACGCCGGGTTCGACGTCCGGGAGACGGAGCAGCCGCACGCGACCGTCGTGCGGGACCACGCCATCGGCACGGAGCCGGCGGCCCGGTCGTCGCTGCCGAAGGGCGCGGCCGTGACGCTCGTGCTCTCCTCGGGCAAGGAGATCACCGAGGTGCCCGACCTCACCGGCCGGACGACCGAGGTGGCCCGGAACCTCCTCTCCGACGCCGGGCTGACGTTGAAGTCGTCGGTCCGGGAGCGGCCGAGCGACTCGGTGCCCGCCGGGCAGATCATCGAGCAGTCCCCGGCGCAGGGGTCCCAGGTGTCGAAGGGCACGGAGGTCGGCATCACGGTCTCGACGGGGCCGCAGCAGGTCCGGGTGCCGCAGGTGACGGGCCAGCAGCTCGACGTCGCGCGGCAGAACCTGGAGTCCGCCGGCTTCGTCGTCGAGGTCGACATGGTCGATTCGCTGGAGACCGAGAACCTCGTGCTCTCGACGAGCAGCGAGGGCGCCCAGCAGCCGAAGGGCTCGACGGTCACGCTGGAGGTCTCCCGCGGCAACCAGTTCCGCATGCCGGACCTCACCGGGACGCGGTACAGCGACGTCGCCGCCGCCCTCCAGCGGGCCGGGTGGCGGGCGTCCCCCGACCAGCTCACCCGCCACGACGTGAAGACGCCGGACATCTCGCGGGTCGACCAGGTGACGCAGCAGTCCGTCCCGGCGGGCCAGGCGGTGTCCCGGGACACGCGGGTGGACGTCGGGGTCAACGTGTTCTCGCTGCTCCCGTAG
- a CDS encoding serine/threonine-protein kinase, translating into MSEHPQNRPDNPSGDPDRTPPDRAGLARTQRLLGDRYDLSWVIGRGGMSTVWLAYDRQEDRDVAVKILRSEYTDNQEFLSRFRQEAEAAETIHSPNVVATYDYGEAPDGEGGTFCHIIMEYVRGESLADVLARERTLPENLALDVIAQTAVGLQAIHESGMVHRDIKPGNLLITPDGRVKVTDFGIAKAASAVPLTRTGMVVGTAQYVSPEQAQGNDVGPASDVYSLGVVGYEMLCGRRPFSGDSTVSVAIKHISEAPPALPDTVSAPMRELIAVCLRKNPAMRYVDGAELASATVFVSRGELPPRPRAVPDIDPAPATEQLGAVTDITQMGPAPGPAGTSAAAAARADLPGRDPRGTRAGAGQGSRRAPQAVGAAGAGSAGRGTGRPAGRGSRRGGTTVAWVVLGLAAVAAAVGAGVLLASGGDEPDDRPATETRTVTTEVTPDRVPDSDGGGVVPLDPATPQQTVPRTTPTTPRPGGTTPASPTTPATGDGQGGSRTGTDDTDGRGGAGQGGTGGTGQGTGGTGGTGQGTGDTGTGQGGTGQGGTGGTGQGGTGQGGTGGAGQGGGTGGTGQGTGGAPGTGTGAAENPGGPSTPGHGDTGTGTGQGTGGNHPPGRSTGTDTGTTTQAAAATGARAGHASIQRAGFTTL; encoded by the coding sequence ATGAGTGAGCATCCGCAGAACCGGCCGGACAACCCGTCCGGCGACCCCGACCGCACCCCACCCGACCGCGCGGGTCTCGCGCGGACCCAACGCCTCCTCGGCGACCGCTACGACCTCAGCTGGGTCATCGGCCGCGGCGGCATGTCCACCGTGTGGCTCGCCTACGACCGGCAGGAGGACCGCGACGTCGCGGTGAAGATCCTCCGGTCCGAGTACACGGACAACCAGGAGTTCCTCAGCCGCTTCCGGCAGGAGGCCGAGGCGGCGGAGACGATCCACTCCCCGAACGTCGTCGCGACCTACGACTACGGCGAGGCCCCCGACGGGGAGGGCGGCACGTTCTGCCACATCATCATGGAGTACGTGCGCGGCGAGTCCCTCGCGGACGTCCTCGCCCGTGAGCGGACCCTGCCGGAGAACCTCGCGCTCGACGTCATCGCGCAGACGGCCGTCGGCCTCCAGGCGATCCACGAGTCCGGGATGGTGCACCGGGACATCAAGCCCGGCAACCTCCTCATCACCCCCGACGGCCGCGTCAAGGTCACCGACTTCGGCATCGCGAAGGCCGCGTCCGCCGTGCCGCTGACCCGCACGGGCATGGTCGTCGGCACCGCCCAGTACGTGTCCCCGGAGCAGGCCCAGGGCAACGACGTCGGCCCGGCGAGCGACGTGTACTCGCTCGGGGTCGTCGGCTACGAGATGCTGTGCGGTCGCCGGCCGTTCTCGGGGGACTCGACGGTCTCCGTGGCGATCAAGCACATCAGCGAGGCCCCGCCCGCCCTGCCGGACACCGTGAGCGCGCCGATGCGCGAGCTCATCGCCGTGTGCCTGCGGAAGAACCCGGCGATGCGCTACGTCGACGGCGCGGAGCTCGCCTCCGCCACCGTGTTCGTCTCCCGGGGCGAGCTGCCGCCGCGGCCCCGCGCCGTGCCGGACATCGACCCGGCCCCCGCGACCGAGCAGCTCGGCGCGGTCACCGACATCACGCAGATGGGCCCGGCGCCCGGGCCGGCGGGGACGTCCGCGGCCGCGGCGGCACGCGCGGACCTGCCGGGGCGTGACCCGCGCGGGACCCGGGCCGGGGCCGGGCAGGGCTCCCGGCGGGCGCCGCAGGCCGTCGGCGCGGCCGGCGCCGGGAGCGCCGGTCGGGGCACGGGTCGCCCGGCGGGCCGGGGCTCCCGGCGCGGCGGGACGACGGTCGCCTGGGTCGTGCTCGGCCTCGCGGCGGTCGCCGCCGCCGTCGGCGCCGGGGTGCTCCTCGCGAGCGGCGGTGACGAGCCCGACGACCGGCCCGCCACCGAGACCCGCACCGTGACCACCGAGGTCACCCCGGACCGGGTCCCCGACAGCGACGGTGGGGGCGTCGTCCCCCTCGACCCGGCGACCCCGCAGCAGACGGTTCCGCGCACGACCCCGACCACCCCGCGCCCCGGCGGGACGACCCCGGCGTCGCCGACGACCCCCGCCACCGGCGACGGCCAGGGCGGGTCCCGCACCGGGACGGACGACACCGACGGGCGCGGCGGCGCCGGCCAGGGCGGCACCGGCGGCACGGGCCAGGGCACCGGCGGGACCGGCGGCACCGGTCAGGGCACCGGCGACACCGGCACCGGCCAGGGCGGCACAGGCCAGGGTGGCACCGGCGGCACCGGCCAGGGTGGGACCGGCCAGGGCGGCACGGGAGGCGCAGGCCAGGGTGGCGGCACCGGTGGCACGGGCCAGGGAACCGGCGGCGCCCCGGGCACGGGCACCGGCGCGGCCGAGAACCCCGGCGGCCCCTCGACCCCCGGGCACGGCGACACCGGGACCGGGACCGGGCAGGGCACCGGCGGGAACCACCCCCCGGGGCGGTCCACCGGCACGGACACGGGCACCACCACGCAGGCGGCCGCCGCCACCGGAGCCCGTGCAGGCCACGCTTCGATTCAGAGGGCAGGATTTACTACTCTCTAA
- a CDS encoding penicillin-binding transpeptidase domain-containing protein, which produces MNRSIRAVTVFSFVLVVILGVNLTWVQGFRTDSLAENPLNGRRFYELKSRERGQITTGGQVLARSVADHDGLYEREYPTDPAVYGAVTGYLSDQFGAAGLEASQNEILMGTDDSLFTTRVWDTVTGKKVRGANVDLTIEPSVQQVAYDQLTSRGYSGAVVALRPSTGEVLAMASSPTFNPASVTQPDSAAAAEAFTALQNDPSAPLLNRATQQTQPPGSTFKLITTAAALNEGESADTMLTAAPQITLPDTATTLENYDGTRCGSGSEASLRLAFELSCNTAFVDLVGRHGDKPFRDVAAGFGIGEGSDALGLPVQPSTIGPIPDDAALAQSAIGQRDVALTPLQNAIIAATIANKGKRMEPHLIRQVTGPDLTPLEVTQPKEVTQAIPEGTASQLTDLMVGAERHSSGRTDIASKTGTAEHGEDSRDSNPHAWYVAFGPSQEADVAVAVLVENGGDRGQEATGGSVAAPIGRAVIDAAVKQAR; this is translated from the coding sequence GTGAACAGGTCCATCCGTGCCGTCACCGTCTTCTCCTTCGTGCTCGTCGTCATCCTCGGCGTCAACCTCACGTGGGTCCAGGGGTTCCGCACCGACAGCCTCGCGGAGAACCCCCTCAACGGGCGACGCTTCTACGAGCTGAAGTCCCGCGAACGCGGCCAGATCACGACCGGCGGCCAGGTCCTCGCCCGGTCCGTCGCCGACCACGACGGCCTCTACGAGCGGGAGTACCCCACCGACCCGGCCGTGTACGGGGCCGTCACCGGCTACCTGTCCGACCAGTTCGGCGCCGCCGGGCTCGAGGCCAGCCAGAACGAGATCCTCATGGGGACGGACGACAGCCTCTTCACCACCCGCGTGTGGGACACCGTCACGGGCAAGAAGGTCCGGGGCGCGAACGTCGACCTCACGATCGAGCCGTCGGTCCAGCAGGTCGCCTACGACCAGCTCACCTCGCGCGGCTACTCGGGGGCCGTCGTCGCCCTCCGTCCGTCGACCGGGGAGGTGCTGGCGATGGCGTCCTCGCCGACGTTCAACCCGGCGTCCGTCACGCAGCCGGACAGCGCGGCCGCGGCGGAGGCCTTCACGGCCCTGCAGAACGACCCGTCCGCCCCGCTGCTCAACCGGGCGACCCAGCAGACCCAGCCGCCCGGGTCGACGTTCAAGCTCATCACGACCGCCGCGGCGCTCAACGAGGGCGAGTCCGCGGACACCATGCTCACCGCCGCGCCGCAGATCACCCTCCCGGACACGGCGACGACGCTGGAGAACTACGACGGCACCCGGTGCGGCAGCGGGTCCGAGGCGTCGCTCCGGCTCGCCTTCGAGCTGTCCTGCAACACCGCCTTCGTCGACCTCGTCGGCCGCCACGGCGACAAGCCGTTCCGCGACGTCGCCGCCGGCTTCGGCATCGGGGAGGGCTCCGACGCCCTCGGCCTGCCGGTGCAGCCGTCGACGATCGGCCCGATCCCGGATGACGCCGCCCTGGCGCAGTCCGCGATCGGCCAGCGCGACGTCGCCCTCACGCCGCTCCAGAACGCGATCATCGCCGCGACGATCGCGAACAAGGGCAAGCGCATGGAACCGCACCTCATCCGGCAGGTCACCGGCCCGGACCTCACGCCGCTCGAGGTGACCCAGCCGAAGGAGGTCACGCAGGCCATCCCGGAGGGGACGGCGTCGCAGCTCACCGACCTCATGGTCGGGGCGGAGCGGCACTCCAGCGGCCGGACGGACATCGCCTCGAAGACCGGCACCGCCGAACACGGCGAGGACTCCCGCGACTCGAACCCGCACGCCTGGTACGTGGCCTTCGGCCCGTCGCAGGAGGCGGACGTCGCCGTCGCCGTGCTCGTCGAGAACGGCGGCGACCGGGGGCAGGAGGCCACCGGCGGGTCCGTCGCCGCCCCGATCGGCCGCGCCGTCATCGACGCCGCCGTGAAGCAGGCCCGGTGA